The bacterium genomic sequence CGGAGCGGCAAGGGAATCGGGTACTTTCCTCAACGGATTGCGATTAACGGACGCCAATACCGGCACATCTTTTTTGTCACTTCCCTATGGCGCGATCGATCAGGTGACTGTTCAAACCGGCGGATACGAAGCAAAATACGGGCAATTTGGAACCGGTATGATACAGATCGTTTCGAAACGGGGAGGCAAGTCGCTTGCCGGTTCCGGAGAAGTGGTTACCAGTGACTATGGAACCAGCGTATACAACCTCTCGCTGGGCGGCCCGGTCACGGATCAGATCCGGTTCTATGCGGCGCTCGATTATACGGCCGCGGAGGATGCGGAACCCGGCGTATTCGGTCATCCTGTGATACGATATAACACCACCGGTATATCCAATCCGGACCCCGTCATCAACGATACCGCTATCTTTGTCACCGATCAAAATGGCCGGCTGAAATACAAACGCGGTGCAAGGCCGGACAGGGTCAATGCATCGGACCTGACCAATTTTTATGCGAACGTGTCCTACACCCCGAATGCCGTCATGCAATTTGACCTGACCACGCTTTTTTCATCAATCAAAAGGAATCAATTCAGTTCTCATATATTATTGTCTCCCAGCGGTGTACCTCGTGAAGAACGTTCCACCTATGTAGTCAATCTGACCGGCAAATATTTTCTTTCCCCCTCTATGTTTCTGGAAGGTCATATCGGAATGTATTCGTAAGATGACAAAATTGCCGCCAGATCATTTTTCGAAATGGGTGACAAGGCGATAACGTTTCTTAATGCCTCGACAAGAGGCAACACCGGGTCGACAACCTACTATGCGGACAATTTTATCTATGATATTGATCGCGGATTTCTTGGCTACAAGAAAAGTGAATCCGATGAATGGTTTGGCGGAATCAACTTCAACTGGCAGTGGAATAAAGAACACTTCATCGAAAGCGGCATCGAGTTCTCAAGCCATACGGAGCGCCTGCTTGATATCACGGATATTGGTAATCCGATTGGTGGAGCAAATAATATTTATGGTTATAGAGCATATATTGATGATCAGAACAGATTCGCAGTAAGACACCAAGACAAGAATGACCCGGAGGCCCTTATAGATGGGCCAAAGACACCCAAGACTGCCGCTTTCTTCATTCAAGATAAATATACTATCGAGCGGTTCACGTTCTCAGGCGGCATGAGAGTTGACTATTTTTCTAACGGTGTAAAATCTGTGGATCCACGACAATTCGGATTTATTTCGTTACAGGTTGGTCAGAAACTGAATGAGAGTAAGTCATATATTAAATGGAGCCCGCGACTGGGCATATCGGCCGAATTCAGCAAGAATTTATCAGTTCGATCTAGTTACGGATGGTTCTATCACCTACCCGCTTTTGAAAATTATTTCGTTAGCAGCAATATGGTAGAAAGACTCATTATCGCACCGCCGTTTAAGAATTATGTAGCAAATCCGACACTCGAGCCCGAAAAAACAGAAGCGATCGAAATCGGAGTATCCTACAATACAAGCAAGGTCATTTTTGATGCGGCTTTTTTTCGAAACACTGTTACTGATGTGATCGTGAAAGGTCAACAACCGGCCTTAAATATTCTATGGACGTTAGACAATTCCGCATCATCAATTGTTACTGGATTTAATTTACGCGTTGAAAACCGGATCTCAGATAATTTTTCGATGGGCGCTTTTGCAACGTTTTTGCGTTCTAATACCGCCACGTCGGAAAGCGGTTCCGGTTTTCGCTCCGACTGGTTAATGGATGGTCAAGAACAGATCGATGCCTCCTCGGATCACGAACAGAGAACCACACTGAAATTCTTTGCAGATGGACAATTACTCAAAGGCGAAGGCCCGCTAATCGGAGACGTAAGGCCCCTCCAAAACACAAGCCTATTCGTGTGGATTAACTGGGCAAACGGTTTTCCGTATACGCCAACCGCCGTCACGCGCTATGCGCTGGCAGGATCGTCCACGGCCACCCAAACCGGTGAAAGAAATTCCAGAACCACGCCTTCAACCATGACCGTAGATCTGAAAGTCACCAAAGCATTTAATATCACAGAACGTTACCGCGCCACGCTCTATATCGAGATCCTGAACCTGCTTGACCGCAAAAACCCGATACAGGTTTTCTCTGCAACAGGAAAGGCTGACACCGACGGCTATCTGGCGACGTCGGATGCACAGACTTTAAATACAAGACAGCAGCAGCAGTATCAGTATCTGCTGAAAAATAGTTTGTATTATTCCAACCCCCGGCTGGTAAACCTGGGATGCAAGATCGAGTTTTGAACCCTTACAGATACTGCTCAAGGAGAATGTTATGAAAAAGCATATTTTATTTATTTGTGTGATAATGACCCAATTGGTATTCAGCAGCGCCACTCCAATTATCGCCGGTGTCACCGGCCGGCTCAAGGGAAAAGTCATCGACAAAAATTCACAGGAGGCGTTGCCAAATGCGGTTGTAAAAATCGAAGGAACTTATTTTGAGACGACAACCAATTCCGCCGGTGAGTTTTCATTCATCGGAATCGATGCGGGAACGTATGACGTTACCGGTTCATCAAACTCATACACAAATCATACTATTATCGAGGCTTTAGTATTTCCGGATCAGGTTACCGAGTTGGTCTTTGAGCTGTTGCCTTTAACGACAGACGGATATTCACAATTTACAATGTTTCAAGAGCCCAATGTCCAGTCGAGAAGCCCGTTTACAATAAACGCACTGACACGCTCAGAGATTTCCAAATTGCCGGTCCGATCAATCGATGATATCATCTTAAGTACCACAGGCTCCATTTACAATCGTAACGAACGATCAGGTTATACCGGAAATTATTATTATGGACTTGGAATCGCTGTTAATAATGAGGGATTTGCCGAGTATAGAGAGGCGGCCATTACCGGCAGTGATAATCTCCATGTTCGTGGCGGCGCGGACAACGAATTGGGTTACTACATGGACGGAATGATGCTAAACGATCCATTCACAGGAAATGTGTATACTCAACTGCCTTTCTACGCGGTAGATCACGTATCAGTGCAGACGGGAGGTTTTGGCGCATCTTACGGGAGTTACGCCTCTGGGATTGCTAATATTACTCCACGCCGTGCGGGCAACCGGATTTCCGCATCCGGTCAATACACCACAGATGCCGCGGCGGGATTGCTTGGAGCCAATAGCTATGGCAATCGTTTGTACAGTCTCACTGTTTCGGGCCCGGTTGCCACAAAGCGTCTGAAATTTTTTGCTGCGGCTGATTTGTCTGTCACCGATGACGCGGAACCTTCGTATCTGGGCGTTTCCCGATATCGTTTGACCACCGGAGGCATTAAAAACCCGGATCCAACCATCATGGATACGGTTATTTTCAAAAACCACCGAAAAGGACCAAGGGTTCTTCATGTCAATGCCCAAAGCGTGAGAAACATATACGCCTCAATGTCGTTCAGTCCAACATCGTCCATTCAGATCGATGCCACGGCTATGCACTCTTTCAGAAGAAGAAATATCTTTTTTGCGGAATACCTTCTCGCGCCCGATCGCGTGCCGCATCAGGAACGATCTGCATTTAACCTGGGGCTTTCAGGAAAATGGATCGTCAATCCCGATCTCTTCGTCCGGGCGAGCCTGGGCTATTATTCCACGGATTATCAATTGATGGAGCGCAGTTTGTTTGATAAAGGGAGCGATGGGGTTCTTTTGTTAGGTGAAAGAACAAGAGGAAACACAAATTCCACGACCTATTACGGCGATAATCTGCTTTATGACATCAACCGTGGCTTCATTCCATATCTTAAAACTGAGTCCAATAATACTTCACTAAACCTGGCTTTAGGATGGCGATATGAAAAAGCTCATTTCATTGAAACTGGCATTGATCATAGAAAACACACCGTGCGGTATGCAAGCATATTCGACGTCGGCTATCCAGTGGGCGGTGGCAATAATATTTACGGATATGAGATTGACACCTCCGGTTCCAAGTATCGGCTTAGGCCGATAGGAACGTCCGGAATGGACGGAGCCAAGACTCCGTCGGTGACAGCAATCTATCTGCATGACCGTTTTGATTATGAGATATTTCATTTTGTCGGCGGTTTTCGATATGAAATTTTTGATCCGGGCACGCGGGAACTGAAAAACCTGGGCAATCCAACCGGTAATGATGGCATGTTGAATGAAGACGACTTCAAAGCTGGAAAGAATCAAACTTATATGAGTCCGCGCTTTGGCGTATCGGTGGAAGTTATGCAGGGTATTTCTCTCAGGGGAAATTACGGTTTGTATTATCAGACGGCCAATTACCAGCAATATTATGTTTCGCGCGGTTTTCTTGAAAGAATGTCAGTCGCTCCCCCATATAATACGGTTGTGGGTAACTCCTCTTTGCAACCGGTCAAAAATGAATCTTACGAACTTGGTCTCCATTATGTGTATAAAAACATATTTAAACTTAATATATCCCGTTTTTGGAAAAACGCGTCAAATGCAATAGTCGTAGTTCCGATAACTTCATTTCCAAACGCCTTGCATACTTCGGTAAATGTCAAAGAAGATGAAATTGACGGATGGGATTTTCAGATGGAATCCCGGATGACACAGAACTTACAGATGATTTTCCGTTTGGGCATCGTCGAAAACATGCAGGACTATTCAGTAAAATCTTCAGGTTTTCGTGCAGCTTGGTTGGGTTATTCGTCTGAACGGTTCAAAATGCATCCAAATTATTGGAAAGGATCAAATTTTAGCACAAGCATTATATACCAGTTAAATAAACATGAGGGCCCGTCAATCGGACAGATGCAACCATTTGAGAACATGACTTTTTGCATTGTTTATACCGAAACCGGCGGATCACTCTATACGCCAACGCAAATAACAAAACTTGGCGTTGTTGGAGTTCCGGAACCCCGTGCAATTGCCAGACATAATTCCGGCCGTATACCCAACCGGCAGAATCTCGATATGAAGATCATGAAGAAATTGGCGATAGGGCAAAAGTATCAAATGTCCGGCTTTGTCCTGATCACAAATGTGCTGAACGCAAAAAATGCAGCCAATGTTTTTGCTTCAACGGGTCTTACCAATGACGATGCATTCCTTGCCACACCTGGTGTATCTTTGACTGAAAGAGAACTCAACCAATACAACATAAACCTTAAAGACAATTTTAATCTGGAACCGCCAAGACAAGTGGCCGTCGGCTTAACTATGGAATTTTAATATCGCAATGGAGAAAAGATCATGAAAAAAATTATTTGCTTTTATTTGGCATTCTCTAGCCTCCTGATCGAGAATAGTTTTTCGCAGAACCATCTGAGCCCGACTATTTTTTTCAATTCAGGAATATCGATACCGTACGCTCCCAGCAACTTTACAAAATACTGGAGCCCCGGTTTCAATTTAGGCGGTGGCGCCGAATTCCTAATCAATACTTCGCTCGCACTCCAGCCTTATTTCGAATACAATACCATGCCAGTGAACAAAGCAAAACTTAATACGAGTGCTTCAAACATCGTTGGCGGTAATGTTTCTTTGTACACCGTTTCGTTGAATTTCAAAGCCGGCAGTATAAGACCAGGCGAGGGACTGGGTATGTATGTTATCAGCGGGCTTGGGCTCTTTCAGTTGGATCAAAGCAGTGTCGGTCTGAGTTCGGGGGGTACGGTCAAAGATCTCGGAATTCATGCCGGCCTGGGCTTTATTGATAAAATCTCAGACCGATATGGCGTATTTGCCGAATTCAAATACGCCGTGGGATTGATCAGCGGCAAAAATGCACAATATTTACCGATCAAGATCGGTATTTATTTTGAACCGAGAGATTTGGAAAAATAATTCTACTGATTATATCTAAATTTGAAAGTCATTTCCTCGGCAATCTCTCATCCTGCATCGCACTTTGATAAACAAAATAAGCGACTATAGCCGCATTACGCCGCATGTCCTGCGCCACGATGTGGTCGGGCATGTCCATATTCGTATGCCAGGTTTTCGAACCGTATTCAAGCGGATCCTGTATGAACTGAAAGCCCGGCAGCCCCGCATCATCAAATGCAGCGTGATCCGTGCTCCCTGTTTTCTTTAAAGAGATTGTGGATGCGTCCCAAGCGCGAAACGGTTCAAGCCACTGACGAAAATTTTCGGCAGCTTTTTCATTTCCCTGCATATGAATCCCGCGAATTTGTCCTCCGCCGTTGTCCAGATTATAGTATACATTAAATTTTTCGTAATCCGGTTTTGTTGACATCGAATCCTTCAGATGTTTTGCAACATAATTTCTCGATCCTAACAATCCCTGTTCCTCCCCCGACCACAAACCAACGCGGATCGTTCGGCGAGGCTTGATGTCGAGTTGTTTTAAAATGCGGACGGCTTCCATCATGACCGCTACGCCGGCCGCATTATCCGTTGCGCCGGTCGCGCCGTGCCATGAATCCATGTGCGCGCCGATCATCACAATTTCGTCTTTCAGGTCGCTACCTTCCCATTCTGCAATCGTGTTGTATCCTTTGGTGTCTTTATTCTGCCAATCGACCTGCAGGTCACATTCCAGCTTAACGTCTTTTCCGTTGATAATGAGTTCGGCAAGCTGATTAAATTGTTCCGCCGCTATCACGACTTGCGGCGCGATGAAGGGCGGCTTCACGTCGTACGGTTTTGGATTTTTCCGGCCGAACACATCCTCTTCATCAAGGAGCGGTGTATTGGCGCTTTGCACCGTTACTACTCCGGAATTTCTGCCCGGCATACGCGAACTGCTGGTTCCGCCGTCGAGGATCAATGCGGGCTGCTGCTCGTTGACCCAGGTGAAAATTTTTGAGCGTTCAACGTAGGCAGGATAAAAGGATGAATTCCTAAATTGCGCGCGATAACTTCCCCTGGGTTCGTCTTTCTGGGATGCATTCGCCATGGCTAATAATTCAGCATCCGTTACGCGTTTCGCGGCAGGTTCGAATGAGGGTTCTACTTTGATCTTCTCACCCAGCAGAACTATGGCGTTTTTCAATTTTCCGTCATATTTCGTTTTCACGGCTTCTAAATTTTTTTCATTGACATAAATGATTTTTCCTTTGACGGCGCCGATTGTTGCCGGTGACCAGGCTTTGGGATACGCGATAAGCTGAAAAGCATACGGCGCGGTCACGCCGGCGCGGAACGATTTGACATCCCAGCCGCGACCAAATTCGCCCCAAGCCTCAACCTGCGCTGTAAGGCCGTATGACTCAAGCGTCTTTTGCGACCACGCGTTGGCTGCCGCCATGCCTTTGGAGTTGGTCAGCCGAGGCCCGATAACATTGGTCAGTACATTAAGTAGTTCCATCACCTTGGAATTTTCTATAGCTTCTTTTTTAATATTGAAAGCAACCAGCGTATCAGCGGGATTGAATTGCGCGTGTAATTCAAATGAAAAAATGAACATGCACAGCGCAGAGAATAAAATAAGAAAACGTTTCATTGCGAACCTCTTCAAATGGGTAGATGACAAGTTGGAAGTGATTAAGATGATTAAATAATGTGCTTATCGGGTTTACTCACAACGTCATGGTGAGCGGAGTCGAACCATGACCAAGTTTAGTAAAATCAGTCTTCGACTTCGCTCAGACTGAAGGGTTCTCTTCCATTTATGAGCCAACCCGATAAGCACATTAAATAATAAATTCGATAAAAAGGATTCATTTTCATTCTAAATTGAAAAATTATTTTTTCGCTGAAGCGTCTGCAAATAGGTCAATAATCGTTTTGTATTGCTTAGATTTAGCAACATCGAGCGCAGTACGGTTTTTTTTATCGCGAGAGCGTATGTCCGCGCCGTTCATAAGCAGAAGCCGTACAGCCTCAATTCGGTTATATTCTGTTGCCAACATTAGGACGGTTTGCCCCTGATCGTTGGCTGCCGTTAGATCAGCCCCATTTGTGAGGAGAACAGTAATGATGTTGGCTTTGCCTTTGATGGCCGCCTGCATCAGCGGCGTGAAATGAAATCGATCTCGCGCGTTGACATCGCCACCGTTTTGCAGAAGAGATTTGATAATTTCAACCCGGTCAAATAGCACCGCAAACGTAAGCGCAGTCTTTCCGTCCTCGTCTTTTGCGTTGACCTTCGCGCCTTTCTTGATCAACGATTCCATCACATCCACCGGCGCATACCGGGCAGCATACATCAGCGCAGTCTGCCCGTTGGTGGCGAGGGCGTTGACATCGGCGCCTCTGGCCAGCAGCAGACGTACTAATTTCGAATGCCCGTCACGAGCCGCAATCATCAACGGCGTAGGCTCGTTGAGTTCTCCTTGAGAAGTTGAATCGTACGAACGTAAAAACCGGGCATTGGGATTCATTCCCGATGTCAAAAAAAGATTGGTTAAAATCGCATCGCCCTTGCGTAATCTATGCAGAAAAGATTTTTCACTGTACTCAATGCCCAGGCGATCCAGTTCCTTTCTTGCATTGTCACGTTGATTCCCGCATCCAATTAAGATCATTAATGCGAAAAGGGCATGTAATTTAAAATTCAGAATCAAAAATTTCATAATTGTTTTATCCACCATAACTCCATCCCGTATCACGCAATAACATCGGCTCATCTTCCGTTTCATTAAGGCGTGCGTTCACGATCTTCCCGATAACGATCGTATGATCGCCTTTTTTGATACGCTCCTCGACCGAACATTCAAGAGCCGCGTTTGCTTCCAGAAACAGCGGCGCCCCCGTCA encodes the following:
- a CDS encoding TonB-dependent receptor, which produces MKKTLLFSIAAVTSILMIVCMISSAQAGVTGRLKGKVIDKGSRQPLPGAVVKIEGTFFETTSNAGGEFSFICIDAGTYDIRVELDGYARQSMTGFAVYPDMGNEILFELSPRGNDGHFIVLDAESVSSKSDDPYMRRLVDSKTFSRQPHHSLNDIILQSSGGVYQRAITTSLPLGERYMRTDELFFRGGAARESGTFLNGLRLTDANTGTSFLSLPYGAIDQVTVQTGGYEAKYGQFGTGMIQIVSKRGGKSLAGSGEVVTSDYGTSVYNLSLGGPVTDQIRFYAALDYTAAEDAEPGVFGHPVIRYNTTGISNPDPVINDTAIFVTDQNGRLKYKRGARPDRVNASDLTNFYANVSYTPNAVMQFDLTTLFSSIKRNQFSSHILLSPSGVPREERSTYVVNLTGKYFLSPSMFLEGHIGMYS
- a CDS encoding TonB-dependent receptor, whose translation is MGDKAITFLNASTRGNTGSTTYYADNFIYDIDRGFLGYKKSESDEWFGGINFNWQWNKEHFIESGIEFSSHTERLLDITDIGNPIGGANNIYGYRAYIDDQNRFAVRHQDKNDPEALIDGPKTPKTAAFFIQDKYTIERFTFSGGMRVDYFSNGVKSVDPRQFGFISLQVGQKLNESKSYIKWSPRLGISAEFSKNLSVRSSYGWFYHLPAFENYFVSSNMVERLIIAPPFKNYVANPTLEPEKTEAIEIGVSYNTSKVIFDAAFFRNTVTDVIVKGQQPALNILWTLDNSASSIVTGFNLRVENRISDNFSMGAFATFLRSNTATSESGSGFRSDWLMDGQEQIDASSDHEQRTTLKFFADGQLLKGEGPLIGDVRPLQNTSLFVWINWANGFPYTPTAVTRYALAGSSTATQTGERNSRTTPSTMTVDLKVTKAFNITERYRATLYIEILNLLDRKNPIQVFSATGKADTDGYLATSDAQTLNTRQQQQYQYLLKNSLYYSNPRLVNLGCKIEF
- a CDS encoding TonB-dependent receptor — encoded protein: MKKHILFICVIMTQLVFSSATPIIAGVTGRLKGKVIDKNSQEALPNAVVKIEGTYFETTTNSAGEFSFIGIDAGTYDVTGSSNSYTNHTIIEALVFPDQVTELVFELLPLTTDGYSQFTMFQEPNVQSRSPFTINALTRSEISKLPVRSIDDIILSTTGSIYNRNERSGYTGNYYYGLGIAVNNEGFAEYREAAITGSDNLHVRGGADNELGYYMDGMMLNDPFTGNVYTQLPFYAVDHVSVQTGGFGASYGSYASGIANITPRRAGNRISASGQYTTDAAAGLLGANSYGNRLYSLTVSGPVATKRLKFFAAADLSVTDDAEPSYLGVSRYRLTTGGIKNPDPTIMDTVIFKNHRKGPRVLHVNAQSVRNIYASMSFSPTSSIQIDATAMHSFRRRNIFFAEYLLAPDRVPHQERSAFNLGLSGKWIVNPDLFVRASLGYYSTDYQLMERSLFDKGSDGVLLLGERTRGNTNSTTYYGDNLLYDINRGFIPYLKTESNNTSLNLALGWRYEKAHFIETGIDHRKHTVRYASIFDVGYPVGGGNNIYGYEIDTSGSKYRLRPIGTSGMDGAKTPSVTAIYLHDRFDYEIFHFVGGFRYEIFDPGTRELKNLGNPTGNDGMLNEDDFKAGKNQTYMSPRFGVSVEVMQGISLRGNYGLYYQTANYQQYYVSRGFLERMSVAPPYNTVVGNSSLQPVKNESYELGLHYVYKNIFKLNISRFWKNASNAIVVVPITSFPNALHTSVNVKEDEIDGWDFQMESRMTQNLQMIFRLGIVENMQDYSVKSSGFRAAWLGYSSERFKMHPNYWKGSNFSTSIIYQLNKHEGPSIGQMQPFENMTFCIVYTETGGSLYTPTQITKLGVVGVPEPRAIARHNSGRIPNRQNLDMKIMKKLAIGQKYQMSGFVLITNVLNAKNAANVFASTGLTNDDAFLATPGVSLTERELNQYNINLKDNFNLEPPRQVAVGLTMEF
- a CDS encoding porin family protein, yielding MKKIICFYLAFSSLLIENSFSQNHLSPTIFFNSGISIPYAPSNFTKYWSPGFNLGGGAEFLINTSLALQPYFEYNTMPVNKAKLNTSASNIVGGNVSLYTVSLNFKAGSIRPGEGLGMYVISGLGLFQLDQSSVGLSSGGTVKDLGIHAGLGFIDKISDRYGVFAEFKYAVGLISGKNAQYLPIKIGIYFEPRDLEK
- a CDS encoding M20/M25/M40 family metallo-hydrolase → MKRFLILFSALCMFIFSFELHAQFNPADTLVAFNIKKEAIENSKVMELLNVLTNVIGPRLTNSKGMAAANAWSQKTLESYGLTAQVEAWGEFGRGWDVKSFRAGVTAPYAFQLIAYPKAWSPATIGAVKGKIIYVNEKNLEAVKTKYDGKLKNAIVLLGEKIKVEPSFEPAAKRVTDAELLAMANASQKDEPRGSYRAQFRNSSFYPAYVERSKIFTWVNEQQPALILDGGTSSSRMPGRNSGVVTVQSANTPLLDEEDVFGRKNPKPYDVKPPFIAPQVVIAAEQFNQLAELIINGKDVKLECDLQVDWQNKDTKGYNTIAEWEGSDLKDEIVMIGAHMDSWHGATGATDNAAGVAVMMEAVRILKQLDIKPRRTIRVGLWSGEEQGLLGSRNYVAKHLKDSMSTKPDYEKFNVYYNLDNGGGQIRGIHMQGNEKAAENFRQWLEPFRAWDASTISLKKTGSTDHAAFDDAGLPGFQFIQDPLEYGSKTWHTNMDMPDHIVAQDMRRNAAIVAYFVYQSAMQDERLPRK
- a CDS encoding ankyrin repeat domain-containing protein, which produces MKRKMSRCYCVIRDGVMVDKTIMKFLILNFKLHALFALMILIGCGNQRDNARKELDRLGIEYSEKSFLHRLRKGDAILTNLFLTSGMNPNARFLRSYDSTSQGELNEPTPLMIAARDGHSKLVRLLLARGADVNALATNGQTALMYAARYAPVDVMESLIKKGAKVNAKDEDGKTALTFAVLFDRVEIIKSLLQNGGDVNARDRFHFTPLMQAAIKGKANIITVLLTNGADLTAANDQGQTVLMLATEYNRIEAVRLLLMNGADIRSRDKKNRTALDVAKSKQYKTIIDLFADASAKK